A single Nomascus leucogenys isolate Asia chromosome 14, Asia_NLE_v1, whole genome shotgun sequence DNA region contains:
- the LOC100603411 gene encoding LOW QUALITY PROTEIN: probable G-protein coupled receptor 142 (The sequence of the model RefSeq protein was modified relative to this genomic sequence to represent the inferred CDS: inserted 1 base in 1 codon), with translation MLTGSCGDPQKKPQVTQDSGPQSMGLEGRETAGQPQVTLLPTPNVSGLSQEFESHWPEIADRSPCVAGVIPVIYYSVLLGLGLPVSLLTAVALARLATRTRKPSYYYLLALTASDIIIQVVXVFAGFLLQGAVLARQVPQAVVRLANILEFAANPASVWITILLTVDCYTALCHPLHHRATSSPGRTRQAIAAVLSAALLTGIPFYWWLGVWRDTDSPSTLDEVLRWAHCLTVYFIPCGMFLVTNSAIIHRLWRRGQSGLQPRVGKSTAILLGITTLFTLLWAPRVFVMLYHMYLAPVHRDWRVHLALDVANMVAMLHTAANFSLYCLVSKTFRAAVRQVIHDAYLPCTLASQPKGMAAKPVMEPPGLPKGAEV, from the exons ATGCTGACAGGGAGCTGCGGGGACCCTCAGAAAAAGCCACAGGTGACCCAGGACTCAGGGCCCCAGAGCATGGGGCTTGAGGGACGAGAGACAG CTGGCCAACCACAAGTGACCCTGCTGCCCACACCCAACGTCAGTGggctgagtcaggagtttgaaagccACTGGCCAGAGATCGCAGACAGGTCCCCGTGTGTGGCTGGCGTCATCCCTGTCATCTACTACAGTGTCctgctgggcctggggctgcctG TCAGCCTCCTGACTGCAGTGGCCCTGGCGCGCCTTGCCACCAGGACCAGGAAGCCCTCCTACTACTACCTTCTGGCACTCACAGCCTCGGATATCATCATCCAGGTGG ATGTGTTCGCAGGCTTCCTCCTGCAGGGAGCCGTGCTGGCCCGCCAGGTGCCCCAGGCTGTGGTGCGCCTGGCCAACATCCTGGAGTTTGCTGCCAACCCCGCCTCAGTCTGGATCACCATCCTGCTCACGGTTGACTGCTACACTGCCCTGTGCCACCCCCTGCACCATCGGGCCACCTCGTCCCCAGGCCGGACCCGCCAGGCCATTGCTGCTGTCCTGAGTGCTGCCCTGTTGACCGGCATCCCCTTCTACTGGTGGTTGGGCGTGTGGAGAGACACTGACTCACCCAGCACACTGGACGAGGTCCTCAGGTGGGCTCATTGTCTCACTGTCTATTTCATCCCTTGTGGCATGTTCCTGGTCACCAACTCTGCCATCATCCACCGGCTATGGAGGAGGGGCCAGAGTGGGCTGCAGCCCCGGGTGGGCAAGAGCACAGCCATCCTCCTGGGCATCACCACACTGTTCACCCTCCTGTGGGCGCCCCGGGTGTTCGTCATGCTCTACCACATGTACCTGGCCCCTGTCCACCGGGACTGGAGGGTCCACCTGGCCTTGgatgtggccaacatggtggccATGCTCCACACGGCAGCCAACTTCAGCCTCTACTGCCTTGTCAGCAAGACTTTCCGGGCCGCTGTCCGACAGGTCATCCACGATGCCTACCTGCCCTGCACTTTGGCATCACAGCCAAAGGGCATGGCGGCGAAGCCTGTGATGGAGCCTCCGGGACTCCCCAAAGGGGCAGAAGTGTAG
- the LOC100603060 gene encoding LOW QUALITY PROTEIN: CMRF35-like molecule 2 (The sequence of the model RefSeq protein was modified relative to this genomic sequence to represent the inferred CDS: inserted 1 base in 1 codon; substituted 1 base at 1 genomic stop codon) encodes MAADGAIWMETWNSGLCFPGCLSLTGPSSVTGSTGGSLRVWCQYESMYKGYXYWCRGQYDTSCESIVETKGEEKVERNGRVSIRDHPEALAFTVTMQNLNEDDAGSYWCEIQTVWILDSWSRDPSALVRVYVSPATTTPRRTTRPATPPIFLVVKPGXNLSTGEVLTQNSGFRLSSPHFLLVVLLKLPLLLSMLGAVFWVNRPQWAPAGR; translated from the exons ATGGCTGCTGATGGGGCCATCTGGATGGAGACCTGGAACTCGGGCTTGTGTTTTCCAGGCTGTTTGTCTCTGACAGGCCCCAGCTCTGTGACTGGCAGCACGGGGGGCTCTCTGAGAGTGTGGTGTCAGTATGAGAGCATGTACAAGGGAT AATACTGGTGCCGAGGACAGTACGACACGTCATGTGAGAGCATTGTGGAGAccaagggagaagagaaggtggAGAGGAATGGCCGCGTGTCCATCAGAGACCACCCGGAGGCTCTTGCCTTCACTGTGACCATGCAGAACCTCAATGAAGACGATGCTGGATCTTACTGGTGCGAAATTCAGACAGTGTGGATCCTGGATTCGTGGTCACGTGATCCCTCGGCCCTGGTTAGGGTGTATGTTTCCCCAG CAACTACAACCCCAAGGAGGACCACACGTCCAGCCACACCTCCCATCTTTCTGGTGGTGAAACCTGGGTGAAACCTCAGCACCGGGGAGGTGTTGACCCAAAATTCAGG GTTCCGGCTCAGCAGCCCTCACTTCCTGCTTGTGGTCCTTCTGAAGCTGCCCCTGCTCCTGAGCATGCTGGGTGCTGTCTTCTGGGTGAACAGGCCTCAGTGGGCTCCTGCTGGAAGATAG